The proteins below come from a single Acidobacteriota bacterium genomic window:
- the mscL gene encoding large conductance mechanosensitive channel protein MscL has product MLSGFKQFILRGNVVDLAVGVVIGAAFGGVVTALVKSLIEPLIALLVGKPDFTAITFTVGTTVFPIGAFITALVNFLLVAAAIYFFVVTPINALIARTRKDPAPADPTTKKCPECLSEIPLDARRCAHCSQPVASRAA; this is encoded by the coding sequence ATGCTTTCAGGCTTTAAGCAATTCATTCTGCGCGGCAACGTAGTAGATCTGGCAGTCGGCGTCGTGATCGGCGCTGCTTTTGGCGGAGTGGTCACCGCTCTGGTCAAATCTCTGATCGAGCCGCTCATTGCCCTTCTCGTAGGCAAGCCCGATTTCACCGCGATCACCTTTACCGTCGGCACCACCGTCTTCCCGATCGGCGCGTTCATCACCGCCCTTGTGAATTTCCTGTTGGTCGCCGCCGCGATTTACTTCTTCGTCGTGACTCCGATCAACGCCCTGATCGCCCGTACGCGCAAAGATCCAGCGCCGGCCGATCCGACCACCAAGAAGTGCCCGGAATGCCTGAGCGAGATTCCCCTCGACGCCCGCCGCTGTGCCCATTGCTCACAGCCGGTGGCAAGCCGAGCAGCCTAA